The following proteins are co-located in the Corynebacterium kalinowskii genome:
- the metX gene encoding homoserine O-acetyltransferase MetX, with amino-acid sequence MSTVSIGDFTTEAGAIIRDVHIAYQTWGERKEDNVILIEHALTGDSDAVSWWAGLIGPGLAIDTDTFHVVCTNVLGGCKGSTGPASEHPDGGRWGSRFPAISIRDQVAAEHTALNKLGYQHFAAVIGGSMGGARALEWCAMYPEAVRSALILAVSARASAWQIGIQMQQINSIEQDPAWQGGDYYDTGSAPLQGMGVARKLAHLTYRGELEVDERFGADAQDGENPRGAFRAADQRFAVESYLDHQAKKLAERFDPGSYVILTEALNRHDIGRGRGGLNKALANITVPVFVVGVDTDILYPYHQQEHLSRNLGNLLGMGKIVSPVGHDAFLTETRQLDQLTRRFFRLAGSLAS; translated from the coding sequence ATGTCCACGGTCAGCATCGGAGATTTCACCACGGAAGCGGGCGCGATCATCCGCGACGTCCACATCGCCTACCAGACCTGGGGCGAACGCAAGGAGGACAACGTCATCTTGATCGAGCACGCTCTCACCGGTGACTCGGATGCTGTCTCCTGGTGGGCAGGGCTCATCGGCCCTGGTCTCGCAATCGATACCGACACATTCCACGTGGTCTGCACGAACGTCCTGGGCGGTTGTAAGGGCAGCACCGGACCGGCTTCGGAACACCCCGATGGCGGCCGCTGGGGCTCCCGCTTTCCGGCTATTTCGATTCGAGACCAGGTGGCTGCAGAACACACGGCTCTCAATAAACTGGGCTATCAACACTTCGCCGCTGTCATCGGCGGTTCGATGGGAGGTGCTCGTGCTCTCGAGTGGTGCGCGATGTACCCAGAGGCCGTGCGCTCTGCACTAATTTTGGCCGTTTCTGCTCGAGCTAGCGCCTGGCAGATCGGCATCCAGATGCAGCAGATTAACTCAATCGAGCAGGACCCAGCCTGGCAAGGCGGGGATTACTACGACACTGGATCCGCTCCGCTCCAGGGCATGGGCGTGGCGAGAAAGCTTGCGCATCTGACTTACCGTGGCGAACTGGAGGTCGACGAGCGATTTGGGGCGGATGCCCAAGACGGCGAGAACCCTCGCGGCGCATTCCGCGCTGCCGACCAGCGCTTCGCAGTAGAAAGCTACCTCGACCACCAAGCGAAGAAGCTAGCAGAGCGCTTCGATCCGGGTTCCTACGTCATCCTCACCGAAGCGCTCAACCGCCACGACATTGGCCGAGGCCGCGGCGGCTTAAACAAGGCACTCGCGAACATCACCGTGCCGGTCTTCGTGGTGGGCGTGGATACTGACATCTTGTACCCGTATCACCAGCAAGAACACCTTTCGCGCAACCTGGGCAATCTGCTGGGCATGGGCAAGATTGTGTCTCCTGTTGGACACGATGCCTTCCTCACGGAAACCCGGCAACTAGACCAACTGACCAGGCGGTTCTTCCGGCTTGCTGGCTCGCTAGCTTCCTAG
- a CDS encoding PH domain-containing protein, which yields MNEYRHVHRATPLLKFWTAILALFAVLIANINSSGLKGIADFVRGGDVQWWWFAAAVGAFVVACALIWIVSGIWWRAMGFKLGEEEVEIKHGVISTNLRSARYERIQSVDVVEPVIARIFRVAKVRIETAGGAGSTLEILYLSKPEADAVRAEVVARVRGEVTEPERTAEGELIPPIPIERSLAAALIHPASLIVLVSIAFVFAVPGGFGAVIPVFAGLLPWVWGIVDKSWQFTATLDDDNLNVSYGLADKRKQTIPLRRIHAVKISQPLLWRPFKWWKITVSTAGYGANDKQAGTTSLLPVGSRDQAIAMLCVLSPLTSDDVASRVQPERATAPQFRSPRSARWVSPIDQSQQSVTLLDERAVVVHSGRFSHRMSVIDPSHIQELTLHRGPIAQWLGLADVRFDLVPGPVLMSGKQLVLEDAEALLATLRGRQLPPMTELTSTHR from the coding sequence TTTGCGGTGCTCATCGCGAATATCAACTCCTCGGGACTGAAGGGAATTGCCGATTTCGTGCGCGGCGGGGACGTCCAATGGTGGTGGTTCGCTGCCGCAGTTGGCGCCTTTGTGGTGGCGTGCGCATTGATCTGGATCGTATCCGGGATTTGGTGGCGCGCAATGGGCTTCAAACTGGGCGAAGAAGAAGTCGAAATCAAACACGGCGTGATCTCCACCAACCTGCGCTCCGCGCGCTACGAGCGAATTCAATCCGTGGACGTGGTGGAGCCGGTAATCGCACGCATTTTCCGGGTGGCCAAAGTACGCATCGAAACTGCAGGCGGCGCCGGATCAACCCTAGAAATCCTGTACCTGTCCAAGCCCGAGGCCGACGCAGTGCGGGCTGAAGTGGTCGCGCGGGTACGCGGGGAAGTTACAGAGCCGGAGCGGACGGCGGAGGGAGAGCTCATTCCACCGATTCCTATTGAACGCAGCCTGGCAGCGGCGCTGATTCACCCCGCGAGCTTGATCGTGCTGGTCTCGATCGCGTTCGTCTTCGCTGTTCCCGGAGGGTTCGGCGCCGTCATTCCAGTCTTCGCTGGCTTGCTCCCGTGGGTGTGGGGGATTGTAGACAAGAGCTGGCAATTCACGGCCACACTCGATGACGATAACCTCAACGTCTCCTATGGCCTTGCCGATAAGCGCAAGCAAACCATTCCGCTGCGTCGCATCCACGCCGTCAAAATTTCCCAACCACTGCTGTGGCGACCGTTCAAGTGGTGGAAAATTACAGTATCTACCGCCGGGTATGGAGCAAACGATAAGCAAGCTGGCACAACGAGCTTGCTGCCCGTGGGCAGTCGCGATCAAGCCATAGCAATGTTGTGCGTGCTCAGCCCGCTGACCTCGGATGACGTAGCTTCGCGAGTGCAGCCTGAGCGGGCCACGGCACCACAGTTCCGCAGCCCACGCTCCGCGAGGTGGGTTTCGCCCATCGACCAAAGCCAGCAGTCAGTGACCTTGTTGGACGAGCGCGCCGTGGTCGTCCACTCGGGGCGGTTCAGCCACCGCATGAGCGTGATCGATCCATCGCACATTCAGGAGCTCACCCTGCATCGGGGGCCGATCGCGCAATGGCTCGGGCTTGCCGACGTCCGATTCGACCTCGTCCCCGGTCCAGTGTTAATGAGCGGGAAGCAGCTCGTACTCGAGGATGCGGAGGCACTGCTCGCGACGTTGCGAGGTCGCCAACTCCCGCCAATGACTGAGCTAACTAGCACCCACCGATGA
- a CDS encoding tRNA (cytidine(34)-2'-O)-methyltransferase, with amino-acid sequence MHVHSPYAHIIFEHPVIPPNTGNAIRMCAGTGARLHLAGPLGFDLEEKNLRRAGLDYHDLADVHVHASLDDAFAALPGARVFAFTAHCENNFADVNYQPGDVLLFGTEPTGLTEYALNHPRITQQVRIPMLPGRRSMNLSNAAAVAAYEAWRQQGFIGGC; translated from the coding sequence ATGCACGTCCACTCCCCTTATGCGCACATCATCTTCGAGCATCCCGTCATTCCGCCCAACACGGGCAACGCCATTCGTATGTGCGCCGGAACGGGAGCCCGCCTCCACCTCGCCGGGCCCCTCGGCTTTGATCTTGAGGAAAAGAACTTGCGCCGCGCGGGTCTGGACTACCACGATTTGGCTGATGTTCACGTGCACGCCAGCCTTGACGACGCCTTCGCTGCCCTACCCGGCGCGCGAGTCTTCGCGTTCACTGCGCACTGCGAGAACAACTTCGCGGACGTCAACTACCAACCTGGTGACGTGTTGTTGTTCGGCACTGAGCCCACCGGACTGACGGAATACGCCCTCAATCATCCGCGGATCACTCAACAGGTTCGCATTCCGATGCTGCCGGGACGCCGATCGATGAACCTTTCCAATGCGGCGGCGGTTGCCGCCTACGAAGCCTGGCGCCAGCAAGGTTTCATCGGTGGGTGCTAG
- a CDS encoding bifunctional methylenetetrahydrofolate dehydrogenase/methenyltetrahydrofolate cyclohydrolase: MTASKLDGNLYRDEIFADLAERVAKLKDKGITPGLATVLVGDDPASHSYVKMKHRDCEQIGVKSIRKDLPADVTQEELLKVIEELNNDPECTGYIVQLPLPKHLDENAVLEAIDPAKDADGLHPVNLGKLVLNEPAPLPCTPNGAISLLRRFGVELNGAKVVVIGRGVTVGRPIGLMLTRRSENATVTLCHTGTKDLVAETREADVIVAAAGQPHMLTADMVKPGAAILDVGVSRKDGKLLGDVHPDVWEVAGWVSPNPGGVGPLTRAFLVRNVVERAELTAQ, encoded by the coding sequence ATGACTGCATCCAAGCTTGATGGAAACCTGTACCGTGACGAGATCTTCGCAGATCTGGCGGAGCGCGTGGCAAAGCTGAAGGACAAGGGAATTACCCCGGGCCTGGCCACCGTCTTGGTTGGCGACGACCCCGCTTCCCATTCCTACGTGAAGATGAAGCACCGCGACTGCGAGCAGATTGGTGTGAAGTCCATCCGCAAGGATCTGCCAGCTGACGTCACCCAGGAAGAGCTGCTTAAGGTCATCGAGGAGCTCAACAACGATCCTGAATGCACCGGATACATTGTGCAGCTGCCTTTGCCCAAGCACCTAGACGAAAACGCCGTGCTCGAGGCTATCGATCCGGCCAAGGACGCAGACGGCCTACACCCAGTCAACCTGGGCAAGCTCGTGCTCAACGAGCCAGCCCCACTGCCGTGCACCCCAAACGGTGCGATCTCCTTGCTACGCCGCTTCGGTGTAGAGCTCAATGGCGCGAAGGTTGTCGTTATTGGTCGCGGCGTGACTGTCGGCCGCCCGATCGGTCTGATGCTGACTCGCCGCAGCGAAAATGCCACGGTCACGTTGTGCCACACCGGTACTAAGGATCTTGTCGCCGAGACCCGCGAGGCGGATGTCATCGTCGCAGCTGCAGGTCAGCCGCATATGCTCACCGCAGATATGGTCAAGCCAGGCGCAGCTATCCTCGACGTCGGCGTCTCCCGCAAGGACGGCAAGCTGCTTGGCGACGTCCACCCTGACGTCTGGGAAGTGGCCGGCTGGGTTTCCCCTAATCCTGGTGGCGTTGGTCCGCTGACACGAGCATTCCTGGTGCGGAACGTCGTCGAGCGTGCCGAGCTGACTGCTCAGTAG
- a CDS encoding DUF3017 domain-containing protein, producing the protein MAQSRRPDPLVNPHDVDLPASRVPVRLQRLGLLVFVVVIVVSVVLSLTEHWRRSTFAFGIAMMWLAVLRVYCDSGVLGVLAVRSRRFDAGYSATLGAIMIFLAVSVDALGS; encoded by the coding sequence GTGGCACAATCTCGTCGACCGGATCCACTGGTAAACCCGCATGATGTGGACTTACCAGCCTCCCGCGTCCCTGTTCGACTCCAGCGATTGGGTTTGCTGGTCTTTGTTGTGGTTATCGTTGTTTCGGTGGTCTTATCGCTCACCGAGCACTGGCGCCGCTCCACCTTTGCATTTGGTATTGCCATGATGTGGCTGGCCGTGCTCCGCGTCTACTGCGATTCGGGAGTGCTCGGGGTGCTGGCTGTGCGCTCTCGGCGTTTCGACGCCGGCTACTCGGCCACCCTCGGCGCAATCATGATCTTCCTGGCTGTTTCTGTGGATGCGCTAGGAAGCTAG